A genomic region of Gemmata massiliana contains the following coding sequences:
- a CDS encoding bleomycin resistance protein codes for MTDATTIPCLPCVSMAESLDFYRALGFEVTYQQKSPNEYAVVRQGRCEIHLFGLKGLKPENGYSTCCVIVSEVEPLHKSFSDALRQKYEKLPVAGFPRITRFKTGQTRFTVTDPNGNSVIFVKRGVHEGGTPSTSNATGLPKAIETAAKLRDESGDDESAAKVLDVALDRYRDSPALERWRPAPNSRSFSASRSAFALCARNSDNFRSPTRIVKTTVTSSRPPNRWKAISNNEF; via the coding sequence ATGACCGACGCGACAACGATTCCGTGTCTCCCGTGCGTGTCGATGGCCGAGTCACTGGACTTCTACCGGGCACTCGGGTTCGAGGTGACGTACCAGCAAAAGTCGCCGAACGAGTACGCGGTTGTCCGCCAGGGCAGGTGCGAAATTCACCTGTTCGGGCTGAAGGGATTGAAGCCCGAAAACGGGTACTCGACCTGCTGCGTGATTGTTTCCGAAGTCGAACCGCTGCACAAATCGTTCAGCGACGCGCTGCGACAGAAGTACGAAAAGTTGCCCGTAGCCGGGTTCCCCCGAATCACTCGCTTCAAGACCGGGCAAACTCGGTTCACGGTCACGGACCCGAACGGCAACTCTGTCATCTTCGTGAAAAGGGGCGTCCACGAAGGCGGCACGCCCTCCACCTCCAACGCGACCGGGCTACCGAAAGCCATCGAGACCGCGGCCAAGCTCCGCGATGAGAGCGGTGACGACGAATCGGCCGCGAAAGTCCTTGATGTGGCCCTCGACCGGTATCGGGACTCACCCGCGCTCGAGCGTTGGCGGCCCGCGCCGAACTCGCGGTCATTCTCGGCGAGTCGGAGCGCCTTCGCGTTGTGCGCGAGGAACTCCGACAACTTCCGATCTCCGACAAGGATCGTGAAGACTACCGTCACGAGTTCGAGGCCGCCGAATCGCTGGAAAGCGATCTCAAATAACGAGTTTTAG
- a CDS encoding hybrid sensor histidine kinase/response regulator, with protein MSLSRSSRFGVRVLGPVAVLLFVCSSPTLALDPARATTQYAMRVWQTEQGLPHNSVTALAQTPDGYLWCGTENGLTRFDGSNFTLFDRSNTPAIRNETVHVLLTDRGGRLWVGTGGGGLVRYDDGTFTRFSVDDGLVGDTVHGLMEDSSGALWIGTTSGLSRFADGRFTNYTAADGLPSNYCRVMCEAPTGQLWIGTGKGLSRLNGGRFETYTTEQGLPDNNVQIIRACSDGALWIGTNGAGLSRWKDGRFTNYGTDQGLSNGFVRAIHEDRDGNLWVGTDEGISRWKDGKQTGQFPRSLVAGRSIFDIHEDRAGHVWFGTTDGLLRIGNGRCVTTTVTEGLTGDLVWAVHSDRRGNLWAGTTSGLNVCRDGKWTVYTTKDGLPTNVILSIAEETDGTMWFGTSGGLVRFQNGKFHTFTAAHGLTSSIIAAVFFDRRGDLWVGTKGGGVNRYKDGRFVPVTIQAGRGDVIARVFHEDTTGALWIGTNGSGVCVLRGDAITWYTAQNGLSSDLILSIHEGADGTIWIGTHGGGLNRFHNNQWSQFTSANGLSDDIIYQILEDGPHFWMSCAKGIFRVQKDELTCPWRPIHSLLLGKNDGMQILDCSGGSQSSGCRARDGTLWFPTTRGLVAIEPGRVQMNTTPPQLYIERVVADGAFLDAPGALTVAPGRGQLEFHFAAVELSAPERVRFRYQLEGFDKEWVEAGNRRSAYYTNLPPGQYRFRVTACNGDGIWRETPLEIELVLKPHFYQTGLFYGLCVFGVALTGIGIHLFRTRRLRAREEYLARCVAIRTRQLQEEVAEHARTGEQLRQSQKLEAIGQLAGGVAHDFNNLLTVINGCADLLLDGSGWGAHEKSMVLDILAAGRRAEGLTRQLLAFSRRQVLEPKVLDPNAVVTDTERMLARMIGEDITVTVTLEPGLFRIKADPVQLQQVLVNLSVNARDAMPHGGQFTIATRNATLDEEYAKTHPEVTPGEYALLEVSDTGCGMSADVKARVFEPFFTTKGPGRGTGLGLATVYGIVRQSGGHVTVESESGAGTVFRIYFPRAEGEPVKQSQPLGLGSVPRGAETLLLVEDEPTVRAVARHVLLACGYRVLEAEDGVEGLRVARAHAGRIDLLLSDVVMPNLGGRQLAEQLQQERPDIRVLFLSGYTDDVVLRHGVSEAEVAFLQKPYAPATLASKVRAILDGIRPNMGANLRNSADGPLSVPTGH; from the coding sequence ATGTCGTTGTCCCGCTCCTCGCGGTTCGGTGTGCGCGTTCTCGGCCCGGTGGCCGTTCTCCTCTTTGTTTGCAGCTCACCCACTCTCGCGCTCGATCCGGCCCGCGCCACCACACAGTACGCCATGCGCGTGTGGCAGACCGAACAGGGCCTCCCACACAACTCCGTCACAGCACTTGCTCAAACTCCGGACGGGTACCTTTGGTGCGGAACCGAGAACGGGCTGACGCGCTTCGACGGCAGCAACTTCACGCTCTTCGATAGATCGAACACCCCGGCCATCCGGAACGAGACGGTTCACGTGCTCCTCACCGACCGCGGCGGCCGACTTTGGGTCGGGACCGGCGGCGGCGGGTTGGTGCGTTACGACGACGGCACGTTCACCCGGTTCTCCGTGGACGACGGTTTGGTGGGCGACACCGTACACGGACTCATGGAAGACAGTTCCGGGGCGCTCTGGATTGGCACGACCTCCGGGTTGAGCCGCTTCGCCGATGGCCGTTTCACAAACTACACGGCTGCGGACGGGTTACCCAGCAACTACTGCCGCGTGATGTGTGAAGCCCCCACCGGCCAACTGTGGATCGGCACGGGAAAGGGGCTATCACGCCTCAACGGGGGCCGGTTCGAGACGTACACGACCGAACAGGGCCTCCCCGACAACAACGTCCAAATCATCCGCGCGTGCTCGGACGGGGCGCTGTGGATCGGCACCAATGGGGCGGGCCTGAGTCGGTGGAAAGACGGCCGGTTCACGAACTACGGAACGGACCAGGGGCTTTCCAACGGGTTCGTCCGGGCGATTCACGAGGACCGCGACGGGAACCTGTGGGTCGGGACGGACGAGGGCATCAGCCGATGGAAGGACGGTAAACAGACCGGCCAGTTCCCCCGAAGTTTGGTCGCGGGGCGGAGCATCTTCGACATCCACGAGGACCGGGCCGGCCACGTGTGGTTCGGAACCACCGACGGACTGCTCCGCATCGGTAACGGGCGCTGCGTCACCACCACCGTGACCGAGGGGCTCACCGGCGACCTCGTGTGGGCCGTACACTCGGACAGGCGGGGCAACTTGTGGGCGGGAACGACGAGCGGTCTCAACGTTTGCCGGGACGGAAAATGGACCGTTTACACAACGAAAGACGGGCTCCCGACCAACGTCATCCTGTCGATCGCGGAAGAGACGGACGGGACGATGTGGTTCGGCACGTCGGGCGGCTTGGTGCGCTTCCAAAACGGGAAATTCCACACGTTTACCGCGGCGCACGGCCTGACCAGTAGCATCATCGCCGCCGTATTCTTCGACCGCCGGGGGGACCTGTGGGTCGGTACCAAAGGGGGCGGGGTCAATCGTTACAAGGACGGGCGGTTCGTACCAGTAACGATCCAAGCCGGGCGCGGCGACGTCATCGCCCGCGTGTTCCACGAGGACACCACGGGGGCGTTGTGGATCGGGACCAACGGGTCCGGTGTGTGCGTTCTGCGCGGCGACGCGATCACGTGGTACACGGCCCAAAACGGGCTCTCGAGCGACCTGATTCTGTCGATTCACGAGGGCGCGGACGGCACTATCTGGATCGGCACCCACGGGGGCGGGCTGAACCGGTTCCACAACAATCAGTGGTCGCAATTCACCAGCGCGAACGGGCTCTCGGACGACATCATCTATCAGATCCTCGAAGACGGCCCCCACTTCTGGATGAGCTGTGCGAAGGGGATCTTCCGCGTCCAGAAAGACGAACTCACGTGTCCCTGGCGCCCCATTCACTCACTACTTCTGGGGAAGAACGACGGGATGCAGATCCTGGATTGTAGCGGCGGGTCGCAGTCGTCCGGGTGCCGGGCGCGCGACGGCACCCTCTGGTTCCCCACTACCCGGGGACTCGTGGCCATCGAGCCGGGGCGCGTCCAGATGAACACCACCCCGCCCCAACTCTACATCGAACGGGTCGTGGCCGACGGCGCGTTCCTGGACGCGCCGGGCGCGCTGACGGTCGCGCCCGGGCGGGGGCAACTCGAGTTCCACTTCGCCGCGGTCGAACTCTCGGCCCCGGAACGGGTCCGGTTCCGCTACCAGTTGGAAGGGTTCGACAAGGAATGGGTGGAGGCAGGTAACCGGCGGTCCGCGTATTACACCAACTTGCCCCCGGGCCAGTACCGGTTCCGCGTCACCGCGTGCAACGGGGACGGGATCTGGCGCGAAACGCCGCTCGAAATCGAACTCGTACTGAAACCGCACTTCTACCAGACCGGTTTGTTCTACGGGCTGTGCGTCTTTGGGGTCGCGCTGACCGGGATCGGGATTCACCTGTTCCGCACCCGGCGGCTCCGCGCCCGGGAAGAGTACCTGGCCCGGTGCGTTGCGATCCGCACCCGACAGCTCCAGGAAGAGGTCGCGGAGCACGCGCGCACCGGAGAGCAGTTGCGCCAGTCGCAAAAGTTGGAAGCCATCGGCCAGTTGGCGGGTGGCGTGGCGCACGACTTCAACAACCTACTCACCGTTATCAATGGGTGCGCCGATCTCCTCCTGGACGGTTCCGGTTGGGGTGCGCACGAGAAGAGCATGGTCCTCGACATCCTCGCTGCGGGCCGTCGGGCGGAAGGGCTGACACGGCAGTTGCTGGCGTTCAGCCGAAGACAAGTACTCGAACCAAAGGTTCTCGACCCGAACGCGGTCGTGACCGACACGGAGCGCATGCTCGCGCGGATGATCGGGGAAGACATCACCGTTACTGTGACCCTCGAACCTGGGTTATTCCGGATCAAAGCCGACCCGGTGCAACTCCAACAGGTTCTGGTCAACCTGTCCGTGAACGCGCGCGACGCCATGCCACACGGGGGCCAATTCACGATCGCAACCCGCAACGCGACGCTCGACGAAGAGTACGCCAAAACGCACCCCGAGGTGACTCCCGGCGAGTACGCCCTGCTGGAAGTGAGCGACACCGGGTGCGGAATGAGCGCGGACGTTAAGGCCCGGGTGTTCGAGCCGTTCTTCACCACCAAGGGGCCGGGTAGGGGAACGGGGCTCGGGCTCGCGACCGTTTACGGGATCGTCCGCCAGTCGGGTGGGCACGTCACCGTCGAGAGCGAGTCCGGGGCCGGGACTGTGTTCCGGATTTACTTCCCGCGCGCGGAGGGCGAGCCGGTCAAGCAATCGCAACCACTCGGGCTCGGATCGGTTCCCCGCGGTGCAGAAACGTTGCTCCTGGTCGAGGACGAACCGACCGTTCGCGCGGTCGCCCGGCACGTTCTCCTGGCGTGCGGTTACCGCGTACTGGAGGCTGAAGACGGGGTGGAGGGCTTGCGCGTCGCTCGCGCCCACGCGGGCCGGATCGACCTGCTCCTCTCCGACGTCGTCATGCCCAACCTCGGGGGTCGGCAACTCGCCGAACAGTTGCAGCAAGAACGTCCGGATATTCGTGTCCTGTTTCTGTCGGGGTACACGGACGACGTGGTTCTGCGCCACGGGGTTTCGGAGGCCGAAGTCGCGTTCCTGCAAAAGCCCTACGCGCCCGCGACCCTGGCCTCCAAAGTACGAGCGATCCTTGACGGCATTCGTCCGAACATGGGAGCGAATCTTCGGAACTCAGCAGACGGGCCGTTGTCTGTACCGACGGGACACTGA
- a CDS encoding DUF1549 and DUF1553 domain-containing protein, whose translation MPLALRTLLGFSFATALVCACGAADDTPKPEAYRPFKPVARPKVPEVRGVARINVDRFILAALEAKQLGLNPEADRATLIRRVCFDLTGLPPTLAEIDQFLADKSPDAYEKMVDRYLASPHYGERWGKFWLDAAGYADSNGYFNADSDRPLAWKYRDFVVKSFNADKPYDQFVREQLAGDELVGYAPGGDVTPAMVDALTATHFLRNAPDGTGESDGNPDEVRTDRFTVLEGNVQNLMNCLLGLTVQCARCHDHKFEPISQEEYFGLQALLFPVYNPERWTKPNDRLVTVGTQSELAVVQRKMEFIDRQVKAAQTALNVFADPLRDQLLDERLKDLPLATRVSIIDAVKAPKGTRKPAQNELLKTHAKAVEVGDDDLAKRFPEFDALRTQVKQTVAAREKERPKPPEKIAAFVETDPNPTEHHVLKRGLHNQPGVEVAPGALEALSKQNPFAIAPRPAGRVSTGRRTAFAKWVTAPENPLFARVMVNRIWQHHFGTGLVATTDNLGSSGAKPLHPELLDYLAAEFMQPSLRQPNLLPPFPRKEGGTESSAALSPSPLGGGVGEGLQPQPFSVKAIHRLILTSAVYRQTSTPHDKLAAVDPDNHLLARFPLRRLDAEAVRDAMLHVSGELDMHTGGPYVPSKRTPEGTVEIDEKAPGAHKRSIYLQQRRTQVVTFLQLFDAPSIVTTCGKRTPSTVPLQSLALLNAEFARARGKAFAARLVREAGDDSAKRLTLAFRLACGREPNRDEREVCETFLDKQRGVYAQDKDADARAWADLCQMVLASNAFLYTE comes from the coding sequence ATGCCCCTCGCGCTCAGAACCCTTTTAGGCTTCAGTTTCGCGACCGCACTGGTCTGTGCGTGCGGTGCGGCCGACGATACCCCCAAGCCCGAAGCGTACCGCCCGTTCAAACCAGTCGCGCGGCCGAAGGTGCCCGAAGTTCGTGGTGTCGCGCGCATCAACGTGGATCGGTTCATTCTCGCCGCCCTCGAAGCGAAGCAACTCGGACTGAACCCCGAAGCCGACCGCGCGACACTAATCCGCCGGGTGTGTTTCGACCTTACAGGTCTCCCGCCAACGCTCGCGGAGATCGACCAATTCCTTGCGGACAAATCGCCAGACGCTTACGAGAAGATGGTGGACCGCTACCTCGCGTCGCCGCACTACGGCGAGCGTTGGGGTAAGTTCTGGCTCGACGCCGCGGGCTACGCCGACTCGAACGGGTACTTCAACGCCGACAGCGACCGGCCGCTCGCGTGGAAGTACCGCGATTTCGTCGTGAAGTCGTTCAACGCGGACAAACCCTACGACCAGTTCGTGCGCGAACAGCTCGCGGGTGACGAACTCGTGGGCTACGCGCCCGGCGGCGACGTCACGCCCGCGATGGTTGACGCGCTCACCGCCACACACTTCCTCCGCAACGCCCCGGACGGCACCGGCGAGAGCGACGGCAACCCAGACGAGGTGCGTACTGACCGGTTCACAGTGCTCGAAGGCAATGTGCAGAACCTCATGAACTGCCTGCTGGGGCTGACGGTTCAGTGCGCCCGGTGCCACGATCACAAGTTCGAGCCCATTAGCCAAGAAGAATACTTCGGCCTGCAAGCCCTGCTCTTTCCGGTCTACAACCCGGAGCGGTGGACGAAGCCGAACGACCGGCTCGTCACCGTCGGCACACAGAGCGAACTCGCGGTCGTACAGCGCAAAATGGAATTCATCGACCGCCAGGTAAAAGCGGCTCAAACCGCGCTCAACGTGTTCGCAGACCCACTCCGAGATCAGCTCCTCGACGAGCGTCTGAAAGACCTCCCGTTGGCGACCCGGGTCAGCATCATCGACGCGGTAAAGGCACCAAAAGGCACACGAAAGCCCGCACAAAACGAGCTGCTCAAAACACACGCCAAGGCCGTCGAAGTTGGTGACGACGACCTCGCGAAACGGTTCCCCGAATTCGACGCGCTGCGTACTCAGGTGAAGCAAACCGTCGCCGCACGTGAAAAAGAGCGCCCGAAACCGCCCGAGAAAATCGCTGCGTTTGTGGAAACCGACCCGAACCCGACCGAGCACCACGTCCTCAAACGCGGTCTGCACAACCAACCCGGCGTCGAAGTAGCCCCCGGTGCATTGGAAGCACTCAGCAAGCAGAACCCGTTCGCGATTGCTCCGCGACCGGCCGGTCGCGTCTCCACGGGCAGGCGCACGGCGTTCGCAAAGTGGGTCACTGCACCAGAAAACCCGCTGTTCGCTCGCGTGATGGTGAACCGCATCTGGCAGCACCACTTCGGCACCGGCCTCGTCGCAACCACCGACAATCTCGGCTCGTCCGGCGCGAAGCCCTTGCACCCGGAGCTACTCGACTACCTCGCCGCTGAGTTCATGCAGCCTTCGCTAAGACAACCTAACCTCCTACCCCCCTTCCCTAGGAAGGAAGGGGGAACAGAATCATCGGCGGCTTTAAGCCCCTCTCCCCTTGGGGGAGGGGTTGGGGAGGGGTTACAGCCACAACCCTTCAGTGTAAAAGCGATACACCGGCTGATTCTCACGTCGGCCGTGTACCGGCAAACGAGCACCCCGCACGACAAACTCGCCGCCGTCGACCCCGACAACCACCTGCTCGCCCGGTTCCCGCTCCGGCGCCTCGACGCCGAAGCCGTGCGCGACGCGATGCTGCACGTCTCCGGTGAACTGGACATGCACACCGGTGGGCCGTATGTGCCCAGTAAGCGCACGCCCGAAGGCACTGTGGAAATCGACGAGAAAGCCCCCGGCGCGCACAAACGCTCGATCTACCTCCAGCAGCGCCGAACGCAGGTCGTCACGTTCCTCCAGTTGTTCGACGCACCGTCCATCGTGACCACGTGCGGCAAGCGGACGCCGTCCACAGTGCCGCTCCAGTCGCTCGCGCTACTCAACGCCGAGTTCGCCCGCGCACGCGGAAAAGCCTTCGCCGCGCGTTTAGTGCGCGAAGCGGGCGACGACTCCGCGAAGCGCCTCACACTCGCGTTCCGGCTCGCGTGCGGGCGCGAACCGAACCGGGACGAGCGCGAGGTTTGTGAAACGTTCCTCGACAAGCAGCGCGGCGTCTACGCCCAGGACAAAGACGCCGACGCCCGCGCGTGGGCAGACCTGTGCCAGATGGTGCTCGCGAGTAATGCGTTCCTCTACACCGAGTGA
- a CDS encoding TIGR03000 domain-containing protein has translation MYSIVMLTAMSAGADVTPPAKPAAAPIATGCCGAVSVGCYGSCYGSSCHGSCHGGSFVGGRSNGFLGHRTSCNGYSCFGSGCGYSQYTSCFGSCRGCSGAFLYGSTWGPPIGMPPYTLHGYNSGASPVWGPGYPTNLTDPHAVYGTITNPAHPTNPNRPPVMTIPVAPAPKSTSDGQPMGANLKFTLPADAKLFVDGKPATGAGTERHFYTPPLAVGQKFFYEVKAELMVDGKLVVEEKKVIVEAGANLTETFPKLVAAVGTNGIVAGK, from the coding sequence ATGTACAGCATCGTGATGCTCACCGCGATGTCGGCCGGGGCCGACGTCACGCCGCCCGCAAAACCTGCCGCTGCCCCGATTGCCACCGGGTGCTGTGGCGCCGTGTCGGTTGGTTGCTACGGGTCGTGTTACGGCTCTTCCTGCCACGGTTCGTGCCACGGTGGTTCGTTCGTGGGCGGACGTTCCAACGGCTTCCTCGGGCACCGCACTTCGTGCAACGGGTACTCGTGCTTCGGTTCGGGCTGCGGGTACTCGCAGTACACGTCGTGCTTCGGTTCGTGCCGCGGGTGCTCCGGTGCCTTCCTGTACGGGTCGACCTGGGGACCGCCGATCGGGATGCCGCCGTACACGCTCCACGGGTACAACTCCGGCGCCTCGCCGGTATGGGGGCCGGGCTACCCGACCAACTTGACCGACCCGCACGCGGTCTACGGCACCATCACCAACCCGGCTCACCCGACCAACCCGAACCGCCCGCCGGTGATGACGATTCCGGTTGCCCCGGCGCCCAAGTCGACCTCGGACGGCCAGCCGATGGGCGCGAACTTAAAGTTCACCCTCCCGGCCGATGCCAAGCTCTTCGTGGACGGCAAGCCGGCGACCGGGGCCGGAACCGAGCGCCACTTTTACACCCCGCCGCTCGCGGTCGGGCAGAAGTTCTTCTACGAGGTGAAGGCCGAGCTAATGGTGGACGGTAAGCTCGTGGTCGAAGAGAAGAAAGTCATCGTCGAGGCCGGTGCGAACCTGACCGAAACATTCCCGAAGCTCGTCGCAGCGGTTGGCACTAACGGCATCGTCGCCGGTAAGTAA
- a CDS encoding methionine adenosyltransferase, with protein MTVSTNRYLFTSESVSMGHPDKVADQISDAVLDFCLKADPASRVACETLVTTDLAVVAGEITTKAPLTRQAVDALVRDVITEIGYVAKDQAEREEIGFTADACQIDCRIHAQSPHISQGVDVGGAGDQGLMFGFACDETPTLMPLPIDLAHRLVEKHANMRRTGQLKWLRPDAKSQVTVEYNTDGTPHRIHTVVLSTQHTREVMVTQDGADYFTDDARQMIIDQLIRPTLEADRKDLIKGKLVMIQPNKKAPKLDENDIACHINPTGCFLQGGPHGDCGLTGRKIIVDTYGGRGRHGGGAFSGKDPTKVDRSAAYVCRYIAKNIVKAGLARECEVQLSYAIGYPDPLNIWVNTNGTAKVPETKLIELIRTHFELTPKGIIGSLDLRRPIYRESARHGHFGRELPQFSWEKTDKADALRKAAGV; from the coding sequence ATAACCGTGTCCACGAACCGCTACTTGTTCACCAGCGAATCCGTATCGATGGGGCACCCGGATAAGGTGGCCGATCAGATCAGCGACGCCGTTCTCGACTTCTGCCTCAAGGCGGACCCCGCGAGCCGCGTCGCGTGTGAGACGCTGGTGACGACCGACCTCGCGGTGGTGGCCGGCGAGATCACCACGAAGGCCCCGCTCACCCGCCAGGCGGTGGACGCGCTCGTGCGCGACGTCATCACCGAGATCGGTTACGTGGCGAAGGACCAGGCCGAGCGCGAGGAAATCGGGTTCACCGCGGACGCTTGCCAGATCGACTGCCGCATCCACGCCCAGAGCCCGCACATCAGCCAGGGCGTGGACGTGGGCGGCGCCGGCGACCAGGGGCTCATGTTCGGGTTCGCGTGCGACGAAACCCCGACCCTCATGCCGCTCCCGATCGACCTCGCGCACCGGCTCGTCGAGAAGCACGCGAACATGCGCCGGACCGGGCAACTCAAGTGGCTGCGCCCGGACGCCAAGAGCCAGGTCACGGTCGAGTACAACACCGATGGCACCCCGCACCGCATCCACACGGTCGTGCTCAGCACGCAGCACACCCGTGAAGTGATGGTGACGCAGGACGGCGCCGATTACTTCACTGACGACGCCCGGCAGATGATTATCGACCAGCTCATCCGGCCCACGCTCGAAGCGGACCGGAAGGATCTCATCAAGGGCAAACTGGTGATGATCCAGCCCAACAAGAAGGCACCGAAGCTGGACGAGAACGACATCGCGTGCCACATCAACCCGACCGGGTGCTTCCTCCAGGGCGGGCCGCACGGCGACTGCGGGCTGACCGGGCGCAAGATCATCGTGGACACCTACGGTGGCCGGGGCCGGCACGGGGGCGGCGCGTTCAGCGGTAAAGACCCGACCAAAGTGGACCGCAGCGCGGCCTACGTGTGCCGGTACATCGCGAAGAACATCGTGAAGGCGGGTCTGGCCCGCGAGTGCGAGGTCCAGCTCTCCTACGCGATCGGGTACCCGGACCCGCTGAACATCTGGGTGAACACCAACGGTACCGCGAAGGTTCCCGAAACGAAGCTGATCGAGCTGATCCGCACGCACTTCGAGCTGACGCCGAAGGGCATCATCGGGTCGCTTGACCTGCGCCGCCCGATCTACCGCGAATCGGCCCGCCACGGGCACTTCGGCCGCGAACTGCCGCAGTTCTCGTGGGAGAAGACCGATAAGGCCGACGCGCTCCGGAAGGCCGCCGGGGTGTAA
- a CDS encoding DUF1559 domain-containing protein — protein MPDPHSLPPGARSSRAGFTLIELLVVIAIIAILIGLLLPAVQKVREAAARMSCQNNLKQIALACANYEVRVGKYPPSNTLAAPFHGWPALVLPDIEQENVRNIYVMTANWYDPANEVARNSRVKTFLCPSANGQRIGQAAVPGTPGSPFSGAAWDYTNVAVVAQTLLTYLNYPDPASYSTVWRGVMSSQGSTVSQITDGLSNTILIAEDANRPEYWVKGKRVTGREPPFGGDGTGTGSVTGGVWADHQKGFGVEGTSADGNTLVGECAINCNNSFEVYAFHTGGANVAMADGSVRFLRDSMSIRTLAALSTRAGGEVIAND, from the coding sequence ATGCCCGACCCGCATTCTCTCCCTCCCGGCGCCCGTTCCTCGCGCGCCGGGTTCACCCTGATCGAGCTGCTGGTGGTGATCGCAATTATTGCGATCCTCATCGGGCTCTTACTCCCCGCGGTGCAGAAAGTGCGCGAGGCCGCCGCGCGCATGAGCTGCCAGAACAACTTGAAACAGATCGCGCTGGCGTGCGCAAATTACGAGGTTCGCGTCGGAAAGTACCCGCCGTCCAACACGCTCGCCGCGCCGTTCCACGGGTGGCCCGCGCTCGTGCTCCCGGACATCGAACAAGAGAACGTTCGCAACATCTACGTGATGACCGCGAACTGGTACGACCCCGCGAACGAGGTGGCCCGCAACAGTCGCGTGAAGACGTTCCTGTGCCCGAGCGCGAACGGGCAGCGGATCGGGCAGGCGGCGGTGCCGGGTACCCCAGGGTCGCCGTTCTCGGGCGCCGCGTGGGACTACACGAACGTGGCGGTCGTGGCGCAAACTCTGCTCACGTACCTCAACTACCCGGACCCGGCCAGCTACAGCACCGTCTGGCGCGGCGTGATGAGTTCGCAGGGCTCGACGGTCTCGCAAATTACCGACGGGCTGTCGAACACGATCCTCATCGCGGAGGATGCAAACCGCCCCGAGTACTGGGTGAAGGGCAAGCGCGTGACGGGCCGCGAACCGCCGTTCGGTGGCGACGGCACGGGCACCGGGAGCGTGACCGGTGGCGTGTGGGCGGACCACCAGAAGGGGTTCGGCGTTGAGGGCACGTCGGCGGACGGGAACACACTGGTCGGCGAGTGCGCGATCAACTGCAACAACTCGTTCGAGGTCTACGCCTTCCACACGGGCGGCGCGAACGTGGCAATGGCCGACGGGAGCGTCCGATTCCTGCGCGACAGCATGTCCATTCGCACGCTGGCCGCACTCAGCACCCGCGCGGGGGGTGAAGTGATCGCGAACGACTGA
- a CDS encoding ADP-ribosylglycohydrolase family protein: protein MNTPLPADHADRMDRARLALVGLSVGDALGQTCFQGHNYEAILEDPRATARAPWPFTDDTAMAISIYDVLNEHGRIDQDALAQRFAARYKAQPWRGYGGGAHRLLSQVGSGFPWRAAAENVFPGGSFGNGSAMRIAPLAAYFAEDDYSVVAEQARLSAEVTHAHPEGIAGAIATAVAGACAWKNRSQCAEAATQRELFDAALAHTPAGQVRDGIERARTFSFDLMTEPVVRLLGRGAAVVPFDVSTELIVRLLGNGSHISCQDTVPFCLWVAATHLHDYQSAIVQTIRVRGDIDTNCAIVGGIVALAVGEQGIPNDWLAQREELVV, encoded by the coding sequence ATGAACACACCACTTCCCGCCGATCACGCTGACCGCATGGACCGGGCGCGGCTCGCTCTCGTAGGTCTGTCCGTGGGTGATGCCCTGGGGCAAACGTGCTTCCAGGGCCACAACTACGAAGCGATTCTCGAAGACCCGCGTGCGACCGCGCGAGCCCCGTGGCCGTTCACCGACGATACCGCGATGGCAATCAGCATCTACGATGTGCTGAACGAGCACGGGCGTATCGACCAGGACGCGCTCGCACAGCGCTTCGCGGCCCGGTACAAGGCGCAACCGTGGCGCGGGTACGGCGGTGGTGCGCACCGGCTTCTATCACAGGTCGGGAGCGGTTTCCCGTGGCGCGCGGCGGCTGAGAACGTGTTCCCGGGCGGCTCTTTCGGAAACGGTAGCGCGATGCGAATCGCTCCGCTCGCCGCGTACTTTGCAGAAGACGACTATTCTGTGGTTGCGGAGCAGGCGCGGCTCTCGGCTGAAGTCACGCACGCGCACCCCGAGGGCATCGCGGGTGCTATTGCCACGGCCGTTGCGGGCGCGTGTGCGTGGAAGAACCGTTCCCAATGTGCTGAAGCGGCTACCCAGCGCGAACTGTTCGATGCAGCACTTGCGCATACGCCGGCGGGACAGGTCCGCGACGGGATCGAGCGCGCCCGGACTTTTTCCTTCGATCTCATGACGGAACCCGTTGTCCGATTGCTCGGGCGCGGGGCGGCTGTGGTTCCGTTCGATGTCTCCACTGAGCTGATTGTGCGGTTGCTCGGAAACGGTTCGCATATTTCGTGTCAGGACACGGTGCCGTTTTGCTTGTGGGTCGCGGCGACTCACTTGCACGACTACCAGAGTGCCATTGTGCAGACCATCCGCGTGCGCGGGGACATCGATACTAACTGTGCGATCGTCGGCGGCATCGTGGCGCTTGCTGTGGGCGAGCAAGGTATCCCGAACGACTGGCTCGCTCAGCGCGAGGAACTGGTCGTGTGA